Proteins co-encoded in one Bremerella sp. TYQ1 genomic window:
- a CDS encoding AGE family epimerase/isomerase encodes MTLEEIRAAMSRFRDDLLNDTLPFWLNRSIDEQHGGYFTSFDRDGRRLETDKSVWFQGRFAWMLSTIADTVEPREYWLKQAKYGIDFLQRHCIGQDGRYFFLVTHDGQPLRKRRYVFSECFAAMAYAAYGRSAHSEEHCQLAIELFKKIRRHLGPDSLLEPKVNLDVRPMKSLASPMILIGVAQEIRKATGLPECTEVIDQCIDEIRSDFVKQDLACVLENVGVNGEVIDTFDGRLINPGHSTELAWFLMEEARQRDLPDLITLGKQILDWSLELGWDKQYGGLYYFRDCHGLPCAEYWHDMKFWWPHAEAIIATLLAWSLTGEERYWDWHQKINSWSYQHFADPEFGEWFGYLHRDGTLSSTIKGNQWKGPFHLPRMQYYCWQLLEEVIHAQPV; translated from the coding sequence ATGACCTTAGAAGAAATTCGAGCCGCCATGTCGCGGTTTCGTGATGACTTGCTCAATGATACTCTGCCTTTTTGGCTTAACCGCAGCATTGATGAACAACATGGAGGATACTTCACATCCTTCGATCGCGACGGCAGAAGACTTGAAACCGACAAATCGGTCTGGTTTCAAGGGCGATTCGCGTGGATGCTCTCAACCATTGCCGATACAGTTGAGCCACGTGAGTACTGGCTCAAGCAGGCCAAGTATGGCATAGACTTTTTGCAGCGTCATTGCATCGGTCAAGATGGAAGGTATTTCTTTCTCGTAACCCACGATGGACAACCACTGCGAAAGCGCCGATATGTTTTCTCCGAATGCTTTGCGGCGATGGCATATGCGGCGTACGGACGTTCGGCTCACAGCGAAGAGCATTGTCAGTTGGCAATCGAACTCTTTAAGAAAATCCGTCGCCATTTAGGTCCCGACTCATTACTTGAGCCCAAGGTTAACTTGGACGTACGACCCATGAAATCGTTGGCCAGCCCGATGATTCTTATTGGCGTCGCTCAAGAAATTCGTAAAGCCACAGGGTTGCCTGAATGCACAGAGGTCATTGACCAGTGTATCGATGAAATTCGAAGCGACTTCGTCAAACAGGATCTCGCCTGTGTCTTGGAGAATGTTGGGGTTAATGGTGAGGTGATCGATACGTTCGATGGCCGACTAATTAACCCTGGTCACTCGACCGAGCTTGCCTGGTTTCTGATGGAAGAGGCTCGTCAGAGAGATTTGCCTGACCTGATCACCTTGGGAAAACAGATCCTTGATTGGTCCCTTGAGTTGGGGTGGGACAAGCAGTATGGAGGCTTGTATTACTTCCGCGATTGTCATGGGTTACCATGTGCCGAATATTGGCATGACATGAAATTCTGGTGGCCGCATGCCGAGGCGATTATCGCGACTCTTCTCGCTTGGAGCTTGACAGGAGAAGAGCGTTACTGGGATTGGCATCAGAAGATCAATAGTTGGTCTTATCAACATTTTGCCGATCCCGAGTTCGGAGAATGGTTCGGATATTTGCATCGTGACGGAACGCTATCGAGCACGATAAAAGGTAACCAGTGGAAAGGACCATTTCATTTACCGCGGATGCAATACTATTGCTGGCAACTGCTTGAGGAAGTAATTCATGCCCAGCCTGTTTGA
- a CDS encoding DUF1559 domain-containing protein, whose amino-acid sequence MKNSRAAFTLVELLVVIAIIGVLIALLLPAVQQAREAARRMQCSNNFKQLGLALHNYHDTFGSFPYGSRAGTVSYPNLSGVNWRTSILAFLEQKNVYDQLNFETGSFNEPFSGNEVLNNLVIEAYICPSSPVDPKVAAPSALNGNQGSLMHQYVGIAGAYPDPGGRTNVVKQTQRGYAAGTGLLRPGQITRFRDATDGTSNSLMVSEQSGMVDDTVLAANYGGGWSGQPESHPVSGISGTSENYYYTGLTTVRWQINYDTATASSSSQPYENNTMLNSFHPGGVLGALGDGSTRFVPETIDMEVLRRLSASDDGQTVSF is encoded by the coding sequence ATGAAAAACAGTCGCGCAGCTTTCACTCTGGTTGAACTCCTGGTGGTGATCGCGATTATTGGTGTCCTCATTGCGCTCCTATTGCCAGCCGTTCAACAAGCACGAGAGGCAGCTCGTCGGATGCAGTGCTCGAACAATTTCAAGCAATTGGGACTCGCCCTTCACAACTATCATGACACATTCGGTTCATTTCCTTACGGGTCCCGAGCAGGCACGGTGAGCTATCCGAATTTATCAGGCGTCAATTGGCGCACTTCGATTCTTGCCTTTCTGGAGCAGAAGAACGTCTATGACCAGCTCAATTTTGAAACAGGGAGCTTCAACGAGCCGTTTTCTGGCAATGAGGTGCTGAATAACCTGGTCATTGAAGCTTACATCTGTCCTTCGAGCCCTGTGGATCCTAAGGTCGCTGCTCCATCTGCATTGAATGGAAATCAGGGTAGTCTTATGCACCAATACGTAGGCATCGCGGGCGCATACCCTGACCCAGGTGGTCGAACAAATGTCGTCAAGCAAACACAACGTGGTTATGCTGCGGGAACGGGGCTGTTACGTCCTGGTCAGATTACACGATTTCGTGATGCAACCGATGGGACATCCAACAGCCTAATGGTCTCAGAGCAATCCGGAATGGTTGACGATACGGTCCTTGCGGCAAACTACGGGGGTGGATGGTCTGGCCAACCAGAAAGTCACCCAGTCTCCGGAATCTCTGGTACGTCAGAGAACTATTACTACACAGGGCTGACCACGGTTCGGTGGCAAATTAACTACGACACAGCCACGGCTTCTTCCAGTAGTCAACCGTACGAAAACAACACCATGCTCAATTCCTTCCACCCAGGCGGAGTCCTAGGGGCTTTGGGAGATGGCTCGACACGCTTTGTGCCCGAGACAATTGATATGGAAGTCTTACGTCGTCTCAGTGCGAGCGACGATGGCCAAACGGTTTCTTTCTAA
- a CDS encoding sulfite exporter TauE/SafE family protein, with amino-acid sequence MTDLKLNFTSLSRLIFPRNQDHSMHNHAHELTLGFAFLLGAIHALEPGHGKTAMLVYLSGGKKSLWHPIVMGLSTAVSHSCSLFAIAFVVHLTHHVVAHDHHHEHFVSELLQWISAGLVLCVGCWMLWQAVSGKKASCCHHHHGDHEHSHGHDSCCGHEPLVSISPASDDGSQSNSSSKSTPASSYSTTALLGIAVGLLPCPSALVAYFTGLSTGQPWVAYGIIALFAAGIATSLSGVGICLQLFGERITNFSSRARSLPWGHIRAFAILAIGLFYIVRLTGNA; translated from the coding sequence TTGACCGATCTGAAACTCAATTTCACGTCTCTCTCTCGTCTCATATTTCCCCGTAACCAGGATCATTCGATGCATAATCATGCCCACGAACTCACCCTCGGGTTTGCGTTTCTTCTAGGGGCCATTCATGCTCTTGAACCTGGCCATGGCAAGACGGCCATGCTTGTCTATTTGTCGGGCGGAAAAAAAAGTCTGTGGCATCCAATCGTTATGGGACTAAGCACAGCCGTGTCACACTCCTGTTCTCTATTCGCTATTGCGTTTGTCGTCCATCTTACGCATCACGTCGTAGCCCATGACCATCACCACGAGCACTTTGTTTCTGAATTGTTGCAATGGATAAGTGCAGGCCTGGTACTTTGCGTCGGTTGCTGGATGTTATGGCAGGCCGTTTCTGGAAAGAAGGCGAGTTGCTGCCACCATCACCACGGTGATCATGAGCACAGCCACGGTCATGACTCGTGCTGCGGACATGAACCATTGGTAAGTATTTCACCTGCGTCCGACGATGGCTCTCAAAGCAACTCTTCGAGTAAATCCACTCCTGCGAGCAGTTACTCTACAACAGCACTTCTCGGAATCGCGGTTGGCCTGCTTCCGTGTCCTTCCGCGCTGGTGGCATACTTTACGGGACTTTCCACCGGCCAACCGTGGGTTGCTTACGGAATTATCGCGTTATTCGCCGCAGGCATCGCCACGTCACTATCTGGCGTCGGAATTTGCCTACAGCTATTCGGGGAACGAATAACTAACTTCTCTAGTCGAGCGAGAAGCCTTCCTTGGGGTCATATTCGAGCTTTTGCAATTCTTGCCATCGGACTTTTTTACATCGTCCGCCTGACAGGGAATGCCTAG
- a CDS encoding LacI family DNA-binding transcriptional regulator, giving the protein MAVEFDRPKRVRLVDIAEKVGVSRRAVSAVLLGTGGNRVTVGEEKAKEIKRIAQEMGYQPNLAARQLVGKRSHTFGLLVASAGDPLRSFLIQHLDEEAVAHGNRTLIGNTVIAPDRFDKNVQLFTNSGVDGVLCAVHSWLPGDRTALLKQHPCTVFYEDPGIPDAFFVTVDRADAARQATDYLIEQGRERIGLALTAKSKKSEKDRLRGFKEALKHSGRKFTSDLLFYASPKHKEAHATHDVETLKWDFPEAVIDALIDQVVIGERADAIIAHDDYWASTLIKRLRFRGIRVPDDVAIVGYLNHYLADFTDPPLTTIDLNHRTAATEMVSMLERMINGEQLAEDNRQVLIKPRLIVRESA; this is encoded by the coding sequence ATGGCTGTTGAATTCGACCGTCCGAAACGCGTCCGCTTGGTGGATATCGCCGAAAAAGTCGGGGTGTCCCGCCGGGCAGTATCGGCCGTCCTGCTGGGAACAGGCGGCAATCGTGTTACCGTCGGAGAAGAAAAGGCCAAAGAGATCAAACGGATCGCGCAGGAAATGGGATACCAGCCCAACCTCGCAGCTCGCCAACTGGTTGGCAAGAGATCGCACACATTCGGATTGTTGGTGGCATCGGCTGGTGACCCCTTGCGGTCATTCCTTATTCAGCATCTGGATGAGGAAGCTGTTGCACATGGAAACCGTACACTGATCGGGAATACGGTCATTGCCCCCGACCGTTTCGACAAGAACGTACAACTGTTTACCAACAGTGGCGTCGACGGCGTCTTGTGTGCGGTTCATAGCTGGCTGCCAGGCGATCGAACAGCTCTTTTAAAGCAGCATCCTTGTACCGTTTTTTACGAAGATCCAGGGATTCCCGATGCCTTTTTCGTTACGGTGGACCGAGCGGATGCGGCACGTCAAGCTACTGACTATCTCATTGAGCAAGGCAGAGAAAGAATTGGTTTAGCTCTCACCGCAAAGTCAAAGAAGAGTGAAAAGGATCGATTACGAGGCTTTAAAGAAGCTCTGAAACATAGCGGTCGAAAATTTACTTCCGATCTCCTGTTTTATGCCTCACCAAAGCATAAGGAAGCCCATGCCACGCACGATGTGGAAACATTGAAATGGGATTTTCCTGAGGCCGTGATCGACGCATTGATCGATCAAGTTGTGATTGGCGAACGTGCGGACGCCATAATCGCTCACGATGATTACTGGGCTTCAACGCTGATCAAGCGATTGCGTTTTCGTGGCATCCGAGTGCCAGATGACGTTGCGATTGTCGGCTACTTAAATCACTACCTGGCCGATTTCACCGATCCGCCTCTGACGACGATCGACCTAAACCATAGAACAGCTGCGACAGAAATGGTCTCGATGCTTGAGAGAATGATTAATGGAGAGCAACTTGCGGAAGATAATCGCCAAGTTCTGATTAAGCCGCGCCTGATTGTCCGTGAATCTGCTTAG